A stretch of Henckelia pumila isolate YLH828 chromosome 4, ASM3356847v2, whole genome shotgun sequence DNA encodes these proteins:
- the LOC140866848 gene encoding uncharacterized protein isoform X1, producing the protein MHIAERLKMKLKKGPWTREEDKKLLAYIAQHGHGSWRILPAKAGLQRCGKSCRLRWTTRKLLSCSMYLGFAQLHMWGLLLSLQNCPWRLVCPMVSLTLFMAPLYVYVSDQFA; encoded by the exons ATGCATATAGCTGAAAGATTGAAGATGAAGTTGAAGAAAGGGCCATGGACTCGGGAAGAAGACAAGAAGCTGCTGGCTTATATTGCTCAGCATGGCCATGGCAGCTGGCGCATCCTTCCTGCTAAAGCTG GGCTTCAGAGATGTGGAAAAAGCTGCAGATTAAGGTGGACAACAAgaaagttgttgtcttgttcaATGTACCTGGGTTTTGCACAGCTGCATATGTGG GGGCTTCTATTATCCTTGCAGAATTGTCCATGGAGGCTGGTTTGCCCTATGGTTTCCTTAACATTGTTCATGGCACCACTGTACGTTTATGTTAGTGACCAATTTGCATGA
- the LOC140866188 gene encoding dirigent protein 22-like, with translation MAANLIVVILMLISLLIPNSNARKEGAKEELAWLQNICCTGNEKVVKLHFFLQDVQAGINETVFEVARASISANSPSNFGLVRVLDDLVTAGPEKDSEKLGRAQGTITYIDLETSALGMNLNIVFTAGPYSGSTLCILGRNPITVDQRELPVVGGTGIFRMARGYVIGNTYDYDTYTEYGVLEYNAYVSYFDDSSIRTLQGDQ, from the coding sequence ATGGCTGCCAACCTAATAGTTGTGATCTTGATGCTAATTTCCTTATTGATACCGAATTCGAATGCTAGAAAAGAAGGGGCAAAAGAAGAGTTAGCATGGTTGCAGAACATATGCTGTACTGGAAATGAAAAGGTAGTCAAGCTCCATTTCTTTCTTCAAGACGTGCAAGCTGGCATAAACGAAACTGTATTCGAGGTCGCGAGGGCTTCCATCTCTGCGAATTCCCCGTCGAACTTCGGCTTGGTACGAGTATTGGACGATCTTGTGACGGCTGGGCCCGAAAAAGATTCGGAGAAACTGGGAAGGGCTCAAGGGACGATCACTTACATAGATTTGGAGACATCAGCTTTAGGCATGAACCTTAACATTGTTTTCACGGCTGGTCCGTACAGTGGGAGTACACTCTGCATTCTAGGACGAAACCCGATAACGGTCGACCAACGCGAGCTGCCGGTGGTTGGCGGCACCGGAATATTCCGCATGGCACGTGGCTATGTTATCGGCAACACTTACGATTACGACACTTACACCGAATATGGCGTGTTGGAATACAATGCTTATGTTTCCTACTTCGATGATTCCAGCATACGCACGCTGCAGGGGGATCAGTGA
- the LOC140866848 gene encoding uncharacterized protein isoform X2 has product MKLKKGPWTREEDKKLLAYIAQHGHGSWRILPAKAGLQRCGKSCRLRWTTRKLLSCSMYLGFAQLHMWGLLLSLQNCPWRLVCPMVSLTLFMAPLYVYVSDQFA; this is encoded by the exons ATGAAGTTGAAGAAAGGGCCATGGACTCGGGAAGAAGACAAGAAGCTGCTGGCTTATATTGCTCAGCATGGCCATGGCAGCTGGCGCATCCTTCCTGCTAAAGCTG GGCTTCAGAGATGTGGAAAAAGCTGCAGATTAAGGTGGACAACAAgaaagttgttgtcttgttcaATGTACCTGGGTTTTGCACAGCTGCATATGTGG GGGCTTCTATTATCCTTGCAGAATTGTCCATGGAGGCTGGTTTGCCCTATGGTTTCCTTAACATTGTTCATGGCACCACTGTACGTTTATGTTAGTGACCAATTTGCATGA